From Vibrio aerogenes, a single genomic window includes:
- a CDS encoding CpaF family protein, protein MVEHHARGLFISLRQQIYEALEADVVNTLTREQLTQQLSSAIDVLIDRQDYSVAAVVRRDYVKSLVDELLGLGPLQPLMDDESITDIMINGHQHVFIERNGLVEQSTAKFIDEEQLLQIAKRIASRIGRRVDDSSPTCDARLEDGSRVNIVIPPIAIDGTSISIRKFKKQSIDLEQLVSFGAMSPEMAKLLMIASRCRLNILISGGTGSGKTTMLNALSQFISEKERIVTIEDAAELRLLQPHVVRLETRTSGIEGTGAVNQRDLVINSLRMRPDRIIVGECRGGEAFEMLQAMNTGHDGSMSTLHANTPRDALARVEAMVMMATNNLPLEAIRRMIISAVDLVVQISRLHDGSRKVMNISEVIGLEGNNVVLEEIFRFEPLPGEPGAEKVHGEFVSAGLMKRSVLVEKARFFGLEGNLDAIFGFMRGS, encoded by the coding sequence ATGGTTGAACATCATGCCCGTGGTCTGTTTATCTCACTGCGCCAGCAAATTTACGAAGCACTCGAAGCCGATGTGGTCAATACCCTGACCCGCGAGCAGCTCACGCAGCAGTTATCCAGTGCCATCGATGTGCTGATTGACCGGCAGGATTATTCCGTGGCAGCGGTTGTCCGGCGGGATTATGTCAAAAGTCTGGTGGATGAACTGCTGGGCCTTGGCCCTCTGCAACCGCTGATGGATGACGAATCCATTACTGACATCATGATCAATGGACATCAGCATGTGTTTATTGAGCGCAACGGACTGGTCGAGCAGTCGACCGCAAAATTTATCGATGAAGAGCAATTGCTGCAAATTGCAAAACGGATTGCCTCGCGCATTGGCCGCCGGGTCGATGATTCTTCCCCGACCTGTGATGCCCGGCTGGAAGATGGCAGCCGGGTGAATATTGTCATTCCGCCCATTGCGATTGACGGCACCTCGATTTCAATCCGGAAGTTTAAAAAACAGAGTATTGATCTGGAACAACTGGTGAGTTTCGGGGCAATGAGCCCCGAAATGGCGAAGTTGCTGATGATAGCTTCCCGGTGCCGGTTGAATATTCTGATTTCCGGCGGAACAGGATCCGGAAAAACCACCATGCTCAATGCGTTATCTCAGTTTATTTCAGAGAAAGAGCGCATTGTGACCATTGAAGACGCTGCTGAACTGCGTTTGCTGCAACCTCACGTCGTGCGGCTGGAAACCCGGACATCAGGCATTGAGGGCACGGGAGCGGTGAATCAGCGTGATTTGGTGATCAACTCGCTGCGGATGCGGCCGGACCGGATTATCGTCGGGGAATGCCGGGGCGGGGAAGCCTTTGAAATGTTACAGGCGATGAATACCGGCCATGATGGTTCGATGTCAACGCTCCATGCCAACACACCGCGGGATGCATTGGCGCGGGTAGAAGCCATGGTCATGATGGCGACTAATAACCTGCCGCTGGAAGCGATTCGCAGAATGATCATCAGTGCGGTTGATCTGGTGGTGCAAATCAGCCGTTTACATGACGGCAGCCGGAAGGTCATGAATATTTCCGAAGTCATCGGGCTGGAAGGAAACAATGTGGTACTGGAAGAAATTTTCCGGTTTGAACCCCTGCCGGGAGAGCCCGGTGCAGAAAAAGTGCATGGTGAGTTTGTTTCTGCCGGTTTGATGAAGCGTTCTGTACTGGTTGAAAAGGCCCGTTTCTTTGGTCTGGAAGGCAATCTGGATGCAATTTTTGGCTTTATGAGGGGGTCCTGA
- the tadF gene encoding tight adherence pilus pseudopilin TadF, producing the protein MTSLSMNNLSMNKIQRGNFTVEFAIIGVVLSLLLTFSADVIVKLSGKGKLDRLSYAMVNLLKERTQLYEENYVPDQDSVDLIVTIATGSLQRTMGRFNPLNFGYLIESVTFDAQQNATYTTFPSGTASLSGIQCVLREPLSQMTYLSKMTTWGRRSALYRVTLCYNTDNWIGQLLHVDFIRIQSDAVSIGR; encoded by the coding sequence GTGACCAGTTTGAGTATGAATAATTTGAGTATGAATAAGATACAGCGGGGTAATTTCACCGTTGAATTTGCCATTATCGGGGTGGTGCTCAGCCTGCTGCTGACCTTCAGTGCCGATGTGATCGTCAAGCTGTCCGGTAAAGGGAAACTGGATCGGCTGTCTTATGCCATGGTGAATTTACTTAAAGAAAGAACTCAGCTCTATGAAGAGAATTATGTGCCGGATCAGGACAGTGTTGATCTGATTGTGACCATTGCGACTGGTTCCCTGCAACGCACGATGGGCCGGTTTAATCCGCTCAACTTTGGCTATCTGATTGAGTCGGTGACCTTTGATGCGCAACAGAATGCCACCTATACCACTTTTCCGTCGGGCACGGCGTCATTGAGCGGTATTCAGTGTGTCCTGCGGGAGCCGCTGAGTCAGATGACTTATCTGTCAAAGATGACGACATGGGGGCGGCGGTCCGCTTTGTACCGGGTGACGCTGTGTTACAACACAGACAACTGGATCGGGCAGTTACTCCATGTGGACTTTATCCGGATTCAGTCGGATGCCGTGAGTATCGGGAGGTAG
- a CDS encoding TadE/TadG family type IV pilus assembly protein: MHSRMMTQRGHAAMLFAMMVPVLSGIFILGTDGARALQYKARMMDASEAAILAISAHAASNSGEQGSDENRQIAADFYAAYFPDLGIETPADMARLQVVRLNCEQIDACRNSDGPRFFQYQLSARLSFPSWFPGNDAIVGFGETIDVSGDSTSRKYQSNAIDVMLAADFSGSMDDYWDGGTKRKYQDLIDIVLDVADELDAFNSLNIPGKTNTLGIAPYSHYVRRRAGSERCNNKRRTISQGLGHVEHLRFQRNRQVDYPDTISKMQTLPYTEDDICAVNYSTVGYFHSIPLTHYINSGHNNAESFITQIRRFWPKGGTASYLGLIESYKLLQSGTNSKKLLIILSDGVDTGNYTPIGRTGPRWTREWRNTYAGIGNHLVIDYGLCEKIKSNLSVDGDTAEIYMIGFDYQQGKTNTALDECVGEDNIFYARNKTEILNRILSLVAEEIGHLKQE, encoded by the coding sequence ATGCACAGCCGGATGATGACGCAGCGGGGACATGCCGCAATGCTGTTTGCCATGATGGTTCCTGTGTTGTCCGGGATCTTTATTCTGGGAACAGACGGGGCACGGGCACTGCAATACAAAGCGCGCATGATGGATGCCTCTGAGGCGGCTATTCTTGCAATTTCTGCGCATGCCGCATCCAATTCAGGGGAGCAGGGCAGTGATGAAAACCGGCAGATAGCAGCAGATTTTTACGCCGCATATTTTCCGGATCTCGGAATTGAAACCCCCGCCGATATGGCGCGCTTACAGGTTGTACGCCTCAACTGTGAGCAGATTGATGCTTGCCGGAATAGTGACGGACCCCGTTTCTTTCAGTATCAGCTGTCTGCCCGGCTGTCATTTCCCAGCTGGTTTCCCGGCAATGATGCCATTGTCGGGTTTGGTGAAACCATTGATGTATCCGGTGACAGCACTTCGCGCAAGTATCAGAGTAATGCCATCGATGTGATGCTGGCAGCAGATTTTTCCGGCTCAATGGACGATTACTGGGATGGGGGAACAAAGAGAAAATATCAGGATTTGATTGATATCGTCCTCGATGTGGCTGATGAACTGGATGCATTTAACTCGCTGAATATACCCGGTAAAACCAATACGCTCGGTATTGCGCCTTACAGTCATTATGTGCGTCGAAGAGCTGGAAGTGAGCGGTGTAATAACAAAAGACGCACTATATCGCAGGGATTAGGACATGTTGAGCATTTGAGGTTTCAACGGAACAGACAGGTCGATTATCCAGACACCATCTCCAAAATGCAGACTTTGCCTTATACTGAGGATGATATATGTGCAGTTAATTACTCTACTGTAGGTTATTTTCATAGTATTCCGCTAACCCACTATATCAATTCTGGTCACAATAATGCCGAATCATTTATCACTCAAATAAGACGTTTCTGGCCAAAAGGTGGAACAGCATCTTATCTTGGATTGATTGAGTCATACAAGTTACTGCAATCAGGAACGAACAGTAAAAAATTACTGATTATTTTATCTGATGGTGTGGACACCGGAAATTATACTCCAATAGGTAGAACCGGCCCCAGATGGACCAGAGAGTGGAGAAATACTTATGCTGGTATTGGTAACCATTTAGTGATCGACTACGGTTTGTGCGAAAAAATTAAGAGCAACCTGTCAGTTGACGGGGATACAGCTGAAATTTACATGATCGGTTTTGATTATCAGCAGGGAAAGACGAATACAGCTTTAGATGAATGTGTTGGTGAAGATAACATCTTCTATGCCAGGAATAAAACGGAAATACTGAACCGGATTTTGTCACTGGTTGCTGAAGAAATTGGTCATTTAAAACAGGAGTAA
- a CDS encoding OmpA family protein: protein MLNLFRLLMMAGCLFVTVSSVAGEQDNHLVRFCDKPGLTVKEEIYDGDAVRVSLHRGTRMRMVAGGHSSVREQLADELKHLGVTQTCASYFLAQGRSSEGVSPEKPLPEKLSPKALSPKTLSLQKEKGNTAGRVYFHFDSHMLTPASVAVLDRLLAKIQADSRIVLAGNTDATGPDGYNFSLGLKRAASVRRYLTQHHIDKKQTQVISYGENHPVAGNSSSQGRQQNRRVDIVVYEQ, encoded by the coding sequence ATGTTGAATTTGTTCCGGCTGCTGATGATGGCAGGATGCCTGTTTGTCACGGTTTCGTCTGTTGCCGGGGAACAGGACAATCACCTGGTCCGGTTTTGTGACAAACCGGGATTGACCGTGAAAGAAGAAATTTACGACGGTGACGCCGTCCGGGTTTCTTTACACCGGGGGACCCGAATGCGCATGGTTGCCGGGGGGCATTCTTCTGTCCGGGAGCAGCTGGCGGATGAACTGAAACATCTCGGGGTGACTCAAACATGTGCGTCATATTTTCTCGCTCAAGGCCGCTCGTCAGAGGGGGTCTCACCTGAAAAGCCATTACCAGAGAAGCTATCACCAAAGGCGCTATCACCAAAGACGCTATCCCTTCAAAAAGAGAAGGGAAACACGGCGGGCCGGGTGTATTTTCATTTTGACAGCCATATGCTCACGCCTGCTTCTGTGGCGGTGCTTGACCGTTTGCTGGCGAAGATTCAGGCAGACAGCCGGATTGTACTGGCAGGGAATACGGATGCAACTGGTCCGGATGGCTATAATTTTTCACTGGGACTCAAACGGGCTGCATCGGTCCGGCGTTACCTGACGCAACATCATATTGACAAGAAACAGACGCAGGTTATCAGTTATGGTGAAAATCATCCGGTTGCGGGGAATTCATCTTCGCAGGGACGTCAGCAGAACCGGCGGGTTGATATTGTTGTTTATGAACAGTGA
- a CDS encoding type II secretion system F family protein encodes MMAWLSLVFGGVLLLILSRPAKHKKKTSRYLQDSKSVNVDSIEYSASVVNLNVLSDETLWQKTERVARNLKRQIGSGAPVKIILYMAVLVVLSVYINDNFLQLSLLPVLLIFFTAGFWFAVQWLQKREKAQFDQAFPDALNMLASSVSSGESLMHAIIFVGQSLDGEVGREFRIMGERLQVGESPDLVFRKACKRFPYPAFHFFVITLRANMQRGGQLREIITRLNRLMFEARAIEKKKYALTAEARTSAKIVGAIPFFFLFMLRYLSPENYQFVMFNPDGRYILYYVLISEVIGIGIVWKLMRGVES; translated from the coding sequence CTGATGGCATGGCTCAGTTTGGTCTTTGGTGGCGTGTTGTTGCTGATTTTATCCCGTCCGGCCAAACATAAAAAGAAAACCAGCCGTTACCTTCAGGACTCAAAGTCCGTCAATGTGGATTCGATAGAATACAGCGCCAGTGTGGTGAATCTCAATGTCTTATCCGACGAAACCCTGTGGCAGAAGACAGAGCGGGTGGCGCGTAATCTTAAGAGACAGATTGGCAGTGGTGCGCCAGTCAAAATTATATTGTATATGGCTGTGTTGGTTGTCTTATCCGTGTATATCAATGATAACTTTTTACAACTCAGTCTGCTGCCGGTGTTACTGATATTTTTTACTGCCGGGTTCTGGTTTGCTGTTCAGTGGCTGCAAAAACGGGAGAAAGCTCAGTTTGATCAGGCGTTTCCTGACGCCCTGAATATGCTGGCCAGCTCTGTGAGTTCCGGTGAGAGTTTGATGCATGCGATTATCTTTGTCGGTCAGTCTCTGGATGGTGAAGTTGGCCGGGAGTTCCGGATCATGGGGGAACGGCTTCAGGTCGGGGAAAGCCCGGATCTGGTTTTCAGGAAAGCTTGTAAGCGTTTCCCTTATCCGGCGTTTCACTTTTTTGTGATTACCCTGCGGGCCAACATGCAGCGGGGCGGGCAGCTGCGGGAAATTATCACCCGGCTGAACCGGCTGATGTTTGAAGCCAGAGCGATCGAAAAAAAGAAATATGCATTAACTGCGGAGGCCCGGACTTCTGCCAAAATTGTTGGCGCAATTCCGTTCTTTTTCCTGTTCATGCTGCGCTATCTCAGCCCTGAAAACTATCAGTTTGTCATGTTCAATCCGGATGGCCGGTATATTTTGTATTACGTCCTGATCAGTGAAGTGATTGGTATTGGCATCGTCTGGAAACTGATGCGGGGGGTGGAATCATGA
- a CDS encoding tetratricopeptide repeat protein — translation MRKKLTLLSCAVLLAGCASGSRPLPDRQLSDVNRQEKVLIAAKNYPALIDFYQARLRQEESAVWREKLAKTYLDSRDPESALFTLRPLFIQGLNGQFTDGKPADGERTNGKRTHEPQSDSAYWKNTARRESGSGPCFFGELSSSGQSDAEPLHVQTRFQTGLQNKSQKSFQKRLQTLSARSRLIAASACMDLGQAAPAKQWLISILRDPANQAHPVPESGETANLLGIIEAQAGNYTQARDWFVLARRYFYADAKVKNNLALIDMLEGQDQQALQRLMTIPEPDQEDPQFLANLLLAMAKNGRLDYLKKHLNPSLTQPQINMVYQALQQAEVMRPSAATTPTKSLQPDTGGTDAAAVSVAH, via the coding sequence TTGCGGAAAAAACTCACGCTCCTGAGCTGTGCCGTTTTACTGGCAGGATGTGCATCCGGCAGCCGCCCGTTGCCTGACCGGCAGCTTTCGGATGTAAACCGGCAGGAAAAAGTACTGATTGCGGCGAAAAACTATCCGGCGCTGATCGATTTTTATCAGGCCCGGTTACGGCAGGAAGAATCGGCGGTCTGGCGGGAAAAACTGGCAAAAACGTATCTTGACAGCCGCGATCCGGAATCGGCGTTGTTCACTCTGCGGCCCTTATTCATACAAGGGCTGAATGGCCAGTTCACTGATGGAAAACCAGCGGATGGCGAACGGACGAATGGCAAACGGACGCATGAACCTCAGTCTGATAGTGCGTATTGGAAAAATACCGCCAGACGTGAAAGCGGAAGCGGCCCCTGCTTCTTCGGTGAACTCTCTTCTTCCGGCCAGTCAGACGCTGAGCCGCTCCATGTTCAGACAAGGTTTCAAACCGGGCTTCAAAACAAATCTCAAAAAAGCTTTCAGAAAAGGCTGCAAACGCTGTCTGCCCGCTCACGGCTGATTGCCGCAAGTGCCTGCATGGATTTAGGCCAGGCAGCACCGGCGAAACAGTGGTTGATCAGTATTCTCCGGGATCCGGCAAATCAGGCGCATCCCGTGCCCGAAAGCGGAGAAACGGCCAATTTGCTGGGCATTATTGAAGCGCAGGCGGGCAACTACACACAGGCCAGAGACTGGTTTGTTCTGGCGCGGCGATATTTTTATGCGGATGCCAAGGTGAAAAATAATCTGGCGTTAATCGATATGCTGGAAGGACAGGACCAACAGGCCCTTCAGCGGCTGATGACCATCCCGGAACCGGATCAGGAAGACCCGCAGTTTCTGGCCAATTTGTTACTGGCCATGGCGAAAAATGGCCGGCTGGATTATCTCAAAAAGCATCTCAATCCGTCGCTGACGCAGCCCCAGATCAACATGGTTTATCAGGCGCTGCAACAGGCTGAAGTGATGCGCCCTTCAGCCGCAACGACCCCAACCAAATCTTTGCAGCCGGATACAGGAGGGACAGATGCAGCAGCGGTCTCAGTGGCGCATTAA
- a CDS encoding substrate-binding periplasmic protein, translating into MWVRSEVPGDILNKRSLIILFLMLCQYAFGAPAFASAISEATSEPVIVSTVNYPPYIYPEQLLPLGYGLGRDIVSESFALVNLPAEFQVLPMSRNVWSLREGRVNANLGVSGWFQADGMSAQIDNVDILNMNFVLFYKRQRFPDGFSFSQLSGLSPYTIGNVRGSATTRIVERAGLNVSYASRIVQNLRKLEAGRIDFAIAVDLAGWQIIHEHFPDKMHEFATIKQPILTVPLAVIFRKEDQVLKDKFIHGFQQLIASKRYIQILQKYYHHVRIDRQDIPRSVYAQFDDSCPELTDLLDGEDSLTRQ; encoded by the coding sequence ATGTGGGTAAGGTCTGAAGTTCCGGGGGATATTCTGAACAAACGCAGCCTGATTATCCTGTTTTTGATGCTTTGCCAGTATGCCTTTGGTGCGCCTGCTTTTGCGTCAGCCATCTCTGAGGCAACTTCTGAGCCGGTCATTGTTTCGACAGTGAATTACCCGCCTTATATCTATCCGGAACAGTTGCTCCCCCTTGGCTATGGTCTGGGCAGAGATATTGTGAGTGAATCTTTTGCGCTGGTGAATCTTCCGGCTGAGTTTCAGGTTTTGCCCATGTCGAGAAATGTCTGGTCGCTGAGGGAGGGGCGGGTGAATGCGAATCTCGGTGTCTCCGGCTGGTTTCAGGCGGATGGGATGTCAGCGCAGATTGACAATGTTGACATTCTGAACATGAATTTCGTTTTATTCTATAAACGTCAGCGCTTTCCGGATGGTTTCTCCTTCAGTCAGTTATCCGGCTTATCGCCCTATACAATTGGCAATGTCCGTGGCAGTGCCACGACCCGGATTGTGGAACGGGCGGGTCTGAATGTCTCGTATGCCAGCCGGATTGTTCAGAATCTGAGAAAACTGGAAGCAGGACGAATCGACTTTGCGATTGCCGTTGATCTGGCAGGATGGCAGATTATTCATGAGCATTTTCCGGATAAAATGCATGAGTTTGCCACGATTAAACAGCCGATTCTGACCGTGCCGCTGGCCGTGATTTTCAGAAAAGAAGATCAGGTGTTGAAAGACAAATTCATCCACGGATTTCAGCAGCTCATCGCCAGTAAACGTTACATTCAGATTCTGCAAAAGTATTATCATCATGTCCGTATTGACAGACAGGATATTCCCCGATCCGTTTATGCTCAGTTTGATGATTCCTGTCCTGAACTGACCGATCTCCTTGACGGAGAAGATTCACTGACACGGCAGTAA
- a CDS encoding type II secretion system F family protein: MNHLYPALFLALIVLGAIILLIVSWREKKRQMVDKYLLEQKEKGKATESLMAWLDHVVPASLAQNEAEINQKMINAGVYSFAYSHLYLPLKLSVMLIGCGVLFFLFYVRMETHLIVTVSLLSCWVIIILIVPDAVLDARVQAYRLTISRRLPYLIDLIAVCVQTGMTIEASMSYLAKEMSGFDPKLAKLVSRTNERARIIGLDKALDELYAHIPTSEMRSFVMTLKQSLQYGSSIYETLVTLSSDIRQVSMLTVEEKIGKLAAKMSVPLILFIMLPIVILIAVPGVMRLMSGA, encoded by the coding sequence ATGAATCATCTTTATCCGGCGCTTTTTCTGGCCCTGATCGTCCTGGGCGCGATCATCTTACTGATTGTGTCCTGGCGGGAGAAAAAGCGGCAAATGGTGGATAAATACCTGCTTGAGCAAAAAGAAAAGGGCAAAGCGACCGAGAGTTTAATGGCATGGCTTGATCACGTCGTGCCGGCTTCTCTGGCACAAAATGAAGCAGAAATTAACCAGAAAATGATCAATGCCGGTGTCTATTCATTTGCTTATTCACACCTTTATTTGCCACTCAAGCTCAGTGTGATGCTGATTGGGTGCGGTGTACTTTTCTTCCTGTTTTACGTCAGGATGGAAACACACCTGATTGTCACCGTCAGTCTGCTGTCCTGCTGGGTGATTATCATTCTCATTGTACCGGATGCGGTACTGGATGCACGGGTTCAGGCTTATCGCCTGACGATTTCCCGTCGTTTACCTTATCTGATTGATTTAATTGCCGTCTGTGTGCAAACAGGGATGACCATTGAAGCTTCCATGAGTTATCTGGCAAAAGAGATGTCCGGGTTTGATCCCAAGCTGGCAAAGCTGGTCAGCCGGACCAATGAAAGGGCCCGTATTATTGGGCTGGATAAAGCGCTGGATGAATTATATGCACATATTCCGACCAGCGAGATGCGAAGTTTTGTGATGACCCTGAAACAGAGCCTGCAATACGGCTCATCGATTTATGAAACGCTGGTGACCCTTTCATCCGATATCCGGCAGGTGTCGATGCTGACGGTGGAAGAGAAAATCGGCAAACTGGCGGCGAAAATGTCCGTGCCGCTGATTCTGTTTATCATGTTACCGATCGTGATTCTGATCGCGGTCCCCGGCGTAATGAGGTTAATGTCTGGTGCCTGA
- a CDS encoding TadE/TadG family type IV pilus assembly protein, producing MQQRSQWRIKRQACGIATIEFVLGFMAFWWVCMAWVEMSYMSYVSALSDYAVSEAARIAKLDDSNDCQSEGCQTAYLQLFQSALQDQQSLWARFIDTSDFTFSIQYVKDQQALAQLGDNDCTVNTGESIKECGTAHHSTIAVYRVNYRYQPMFNYFLDSAQLFTREAIVIQEYERDQFEYE from the coding sequence ATGCAGCAGCGGTCTCAGTGGCGCATTAAGCGTCAGGCTTGCGGTATCGCCACGATTGAATTTGTGCTTGGTTTTATGGCTTTTTGGTGGGTGTGCATGGCATGGGTGGAAATGAGCTATATGTCGTATGTATCCGCTTTGTCGGATTATGCCGTCAGCGAAGCCGCCCGGATTGCCAAACTGGATGACTCGAATGACTGTCAGTCGGAAGGGTGTCAGACAGCTTACCTTCAGCTGTTTCAAAGTGCCTTGCAGGACCAGCAGTCATTATGGGCCCGGTTTATCGATACGTCAGATTTCACCTTTTCAATTCAGTATGTGAAAGATCAACAGGCGCTGGCACAGCTCGGAGACAATGATTGCACGGTGAATACCGGTGAATCTATCAAAGAATGTGGTACGGCGCATCACAGCACAATTGCGGTTTACCGGGTGAATTACCGCTATCAGCCGATGTTTAATTACTTCCTTGATTCGGCGCAGCTTTTTACCCGCGAAGCGATTGTGATACAGGAATATGAGCGTGACCAGTTTGAGTATGAATAA
- a CDS encoding dienelactone hydrolase family protein, with translation MKWKGLLCAACLLAGVSGIQAAPESDYQHQALTKDMLPVFYPALKQQMTYPMSWLSGHFRNFDQWRHEARKQLRQALLTPDSHVDFQPEVLDTIDRGSYVGYQLAFNLTDESRVSALMLVPKTKGRHAAAILLHDHGAKFDIGKEKMIKPWGDEQKLASAQAWSDKFFTGRFVGDEMAKLGYVVIAVDALGWGDRGPMAYEKQQALASNFFNLGRSLAGNMAYEDMRAFDFLASRPEVDPERVAIVGFSMGSYRAWQLAALRPQAAATVADSWMGTYEGLMTPGNNVLRGQSAYYMMHPGLPQLMDFPDIAGIAAPKPMLVFNGGQDKLFPHAAVEQAYQKLHQIWRSQHAENHLVTKVWPKLGHVFYKAQQLEAFDWLKQWVHPELVQQQVSSEH, from the coding sequence ATGAAATGGAAAGGTTTACTCTGTGCCGCCTGTCTGCTCGCTGGTGTATCCGGGATTCAGGCTGCACCAGAGAGTGATTATCAGCATCAGGCGCTGACGAAGGATATGTTGCCGGTCTTTTATCCGGCTTTGAAGCAGCAGATGACTTACCCGATGTCATGGCTCAGCGGGCATTTCAGAAATTTTGACCAGTGGCGGCATGAAGCCCGCAAACAGCTGCGTCAGGCTTTGCTGACGCCGGATTCCCATGTCGATTTTCAGCCTGAAGTGCTCGATACCATCGACCGGGGCAGCTATGTCGGTTATCAGCTGGCATTCAATCTGACCGATGAAAGCCGGGTTTCTGCGCTAATGCTGGTACCGAAGACGAAAGGCCGGCATGCTGCTGCGATTTTGTTACATGACCACGGCGCAAAATTTGATATCGGTAAAGAAAAAATGATCAAACCCTGGGGCGATGAACAGAAACTGGCCTCCGCGCAGGCGTGGTCAGATAAATTCTTCACCGGACGGTTTGTCGGTGACGAAATGGCCAAACTCGGATATGTGGTGATTGCGGTCGATGCGCTGGGCTGGGGAGATCGTGGTCCGATGGCTTATGAAAAGCAGCAGGCACTGGCCAGTAACTTCTTTAATCTGGGACGTTCACTGGCGGGGAATATGGCTTATGAGGACATGCGGGCGTTTGATTTTCTGGCATCCCGGCCGGAAGTCGACCCGGAGCGGGTTGCGATCGTCGGTTTCTCGATGGGCTCATACCGTGCATGGCAACTGGCGGCATTACGTCCGCAGGCCGCTGCAACGGTTGCGGATTCATGGATGGGGACTTATGAAGGGCTGATGACACCGGGAAATAATGTATTGCGGGGACAGTCCGCGTATTACATGATGCATCCGGGATTGCCGCAGCTGATGGACTTTCCGGATATTGCCGGGATAGCGGCACCCAAGCCGATGCTGGTGTTTAATGGCGGTCAGGACAAACTTTTCCCGCATGCTGCTGTAGAACAGGCGTATCAGAAGCTGCATCAGATCTGGCGCAGTCAGCATGCGGAAAACCATCTGGTGACCAAAGTCTGGCCGAAGCTCGGGCATGTATTTTATAAAGCGCAACAGCTCGAAGCATTTGACTGGCTCAAACAGTGGGTTCATCCGGAGCTGGTTCAGCAGCAGGTTAGTTCTGAACATTGA